The proteins below come from a single Acidovorax sp. NCPPB 4044 genomic window:
- a CDS encoding ABC transporter ATP-binding protein — protein MARNGDLTLRLGPLASVLLDRVDEETGGEALWGGSQAGNASTVPSAAPRSAGAAFGQPLLRVEGVSIDYRTPQRSVRATHRVGFDVHEADRLVLLGASGCGKSTLLKSIAGFIPPTEGRILLDGRAVTRPGPDRVVVFQEFDQLPPWKTVRENVMFPLLASRRVGRAEAAERAALYLDKVGLAPFADVHPHQLSGGMKQRVAIARALAMQPRVLLMDEPFAALDALTRRRMQEELLALWDEFRFTLIFVTHSIEEALVVGNRVAILSPHPGRLRAEINSHQFGLHSLGGAEFQSTAQRIHRLLFDEPAADGSAPGAPGSVAADAAALAQRPAAALPFRIAI, from the coding sequence ATGGCACGCAACGGAGACCTGACCCTGCGGCTGGGCCCCCTGGCCAGCGTGCTGCTGGACCGCGTGGACGAAGAAACCGGCGGCGAGGCGCTGTGGGGCGGAAGCCAGGCCGGCAATGCGTCCACGGTGCCATCGGCCGCGCCGCGTTCTGCCGGGGCGGCATTCGGGCAGCCGCTGCTGCGCGTGGAGGGCGTGAGCATCGACTACCGCACCCCGCAGCGCTCCGTGCGCGCCACGCACCGCGTCGGCTTCGACGTGCACGAGGCCGACCGGCTGGTGCTGCTGGGCGCGTCGGGCTGCGGCAAGTCCACGCTGCTCAAATCCATCGCCGGGTTCATCCCCCCGACCGAGGGGCGCATCCTGCTGGATGGCCGTGCCGTCACGCGGCCGGGGCCCGACCGCGTGGTGGTGTTCCAGGAATTCGACCAACTGCCGCCCTGGAAGACGGTGCGTGAGAACGTGATGTTCCCGCTGCTCGCCTCGCGCCGCGTGGGCCGCGCCGAGGCCGCCGAGCGCGCGGCCCTGTACCTGGACAAGGTGGGGCTGGCGCCTTTTGCCGACGTGCATCCGCACCAGCTCTCGGGCGGCATGAAGCAGCGCGTGGCCATCGCCAGGGCGCTGGCCATGCAGCCGCGCGTGCTGCTGATGGACGAGCCGTTCGCCGCCCTCGACGCGCTCACCCGCCGGCGCATGCAGGAGGAACTGCTGGCGCTCTGGGACGAGTTCCGCTTCACCCTGATCTTCGTCACGCACTCCATCGAAGAGGCGCTCGTGGTGGGCAACCGCGTGGCCATTCTGTCGCCCCATCCGGGCCGGCTGCGTGCGGAGATCAACAGCCACCAGTTCGGCCTGCACAGCCTGGGCGGGGCGGAATTCCAGTCCACCGCCCAGCGCATCCACCGCTTGCTGTTCGACGAGCCCGCCGCGGATGGCAGCGCCCCCGGCGCGCCCGGCTCAGTGGCGGCCGATGCCGCCGCGTTGGCGCAGCGCCCGGCTGCCGCCTTGCCTTTCCGGATCGCCATATGA
- a CDS encoding ABC transporter permease → MSPPSASTVPASPAPRVPPVRPDVEHTLPPLTGFVPEQVLPWTTRVWQLGTVRRFAILAVLALLWEALARWQDNDLLLPTFLQTARALGEGLASGELLAKTAISLSVLLKGYIAGIAGAFVLTTLAVSTQFGRDLLSTLTSMFNPLPAIALLPLALLWFGLGQGSLVFVLIHSVLWPLALNTYAGFQAVPETLRMAGRNYGLTGIRYVLQILVPAALPSILSGLKIGWAFAWRTLIAAELVFGASSGKGGLGWYIFQNRNELYTDKVFAGLALVIIIGLLVESLGFHTLERLTVRRWGVQR, encoded by the coding sequence ATGAGCCCGCCTTCTGCCTCCACCGTACCCGCTTCGCCCGCGCCCCGGGTGCCGCCCGTGCGGCCCGACGTCGAGCACACGCTGCCGCCGCTCACCGGCTTCGTTCCCGAACAGGTGCTGCCCTGGACAACGCGCGTGTGGCAGCTGGGCACCGTGCGCCGCTTCGCCATCCTGGCCGTGCTGGCCCTGCTGTGGGAGGCGCTGGCCCGCTGGCAGGACAACGACCTGCTGCTGCCCACTTTCCTGCAGACGGCGCGTGCGCTCGGCGAGGGCCTGGCGTCGGGAGAGTTGCTGGCGAAGACGGCCATCTCGCTGTCCGTGCTGCTGAAGGGCTACATCGCCGGCATCGCGGGCGCCTTCGTGCTGACCACGCTGGCCGTGTCCACGCAGTTCGGCCGCGACCTGCTCTCCACGCTCACCTCCATGTTCAATCCACTGCCCGCCATCGCGCTGCTGCCGCTGGCGCTGCTGTGGTTCGGGCTGGGACAGGGGAGCCTGGTCTTCGTGCTGATCCACTCCGTGCTGTGGCCGCTGGCACTGAACACGTATGCCGGCTTCCAGGCCGTGCCGGAGACCCTGCGCATGGCCGGGCGCAATTACGGCCTCACCGGCATCCGCTACGTGCTGCAGATCCTGGTGCCGGCCGCGCTGCCGTCCATCCTGTCGGGGCTGAAGATCGGCTGGGCCTTCGCGTGGCGCACGCTCATCGCGGCGGAGCTGGTGTTCGGCGCGTCCTCGGGCAAGGGCGGGTTGGGCTGGTACATCTTCCAGAACCGCAACGAGCTCTACACCGACAAGGTGTTCGCCGGGCTGGCGCTGGTCATCATCATCGGCCTGCTGGTCGAAAGCCTGGGCTTCCATACGCTGGAGCGGCTGACCGTGCGGCGCTGGGGCGTGCAGCGTTGA
- a CDS encoding helix-turn-helix transcriptional regulator, producing the protein MAQGKRISVDIADSALEAIKALGAAAKQARLASGEGQAAAATRLGVHVQTIARIESGEPGVAIGHVLGLLALYGVTVQSSGPAAPS; encoded by the coding sequence ATGGCTCAAGGCAAACGCATCTCCGTGGATATTGCAGACAGTGCGCTCGAAGCGATCAAGGCGCTGGGCGCTGCGGCAAAGCAGGCCCGCCTGGCATCGGGCGAGGGGCAGGCCGCCGCGGCGACCCGCCTGGGCGTGCATGTGCAGACCATCGCCCGCATCGAATCCGGCGAGCCCGGCGTGGCCATCGGGCATGTGCTGGGCCTGCTGGCGCTCTACGGCGTCACGGTGCAAAGCTCCGGCCCCGCGGCACCTTCGTGA
- a CDS encoding DUF2905 domain-containing protein — translation MLRWLIVVFLALVLIQGLAPFLQRLGVGRLPGDFHFRCFGREWNLPLASTLLLSAAAGLIAKWL, via the coding sequence ATGTTGCGCTGGCTGATCGTCGTTTTCCTGGCCCTGGTGCTGATCCAGGGGCTCGCGCCGTTCCTGCAGCGCCTGGGGGTGGGGCGCCTGCCCGGCGACTTCCATTTCCGCTGTTTCGGGCGCGAATGGAACCTGCCGCTGGCCAGCACCCTGCTGCTCAGCGCCGCCGCAGGCCTCATCGCCAAGTGGCTATGA
- a CDS encoding amino acid ABC transporter substrate-binding protein, producing MTRRSFRLLALATAFAALSTPVLAQAPADTLARIQQTHTITLGVRESAWPFSFVDAQNAGKPAGYSVDLCLAAVEEIKSTLKLKELDVKYRTVSASERIPKLESGEIDLECGSTTNTKARQDRVAFGPTMFVAGIRVLVPKGTKAETVQDLAGMTVAVSKGSTSEKLLTQLTVSEVKATVKVFENNDEAFKALRAGTVKAFAQDDSLLLGLVARNKAQDALVLGNFVLSVEPYAIMMRKNDTALMGVVDKALGKLYTSREIDQFYKKWFATGQITIPVGRLTRESFSRPNKEAGVAMMLGYSL from the coding sequence ATGACCCGCCGTTCCTTCCGGCTGCTGGCGCTCGCCACGGCCTTCGCCGCCCTCTCCACCCCCGTGCTGGCCCAGGCGCCTGCCGACACGCTGGCCCGCATCCAGCAGACGCACACGATCACCCTCGGGGTGCGCGAGTCGGCCTGGCCGTTCTCGTTCGTGGATGCGCAGAATGCCGGCAAGCCCGCCGGCTACTCGGTCGATCTGTGCCTTGCGGCCGTCGAGGAGATCAAGAGCACGCTCAAGCTCAAGGAGCTGGACGTCAAGTACCGCACGGTGAGCGCGTCCGAGCGCATACCGAAGCTCGAATCGGGCGAGATCGACCTCGAATGCGGCTCGACCACCAACACCAAGGCCCGGCAGGACCGCGTGGCCTTCGGCCCGACGATGTTCGTGGCCGGCATCCGCGTGCTGGTGCCCAAGGGCACCAAGGCCGAGACGGTGCAGGACCTGGCAGGCATGACGGTGGCGGTCAGCAAGGGCTCCACGTCCGAGAAGTTGCTCACCCAGCTCACCGTGAGCGAAGTGAAGGCCACCGTGAAGGTGTTCGAGAACAACGACGAGGCCTTCAAGGCGCTGCGGGCCGGCACGGTGAAGGCCTTCGCGCAGGACGATTCGCTGCTGCTCGGGCTCGTGGCGCGCAACAAGGCGCAGGACGCCCTTGTGCTCGGCAACTTCGTGCTCTCCGTCGAGCCCTACGCCATCATGATGCGCAAGAACGATACGGCGCTCATGGGCGTGGTCGACAAGGCCCTGGGCAAGCTCTACACGAGCCGCGAGATCGACCAGTTCTACAAGAAGTGGTTCGCGACCGGGCAGATCACGATCCCGGTGGGCCGGCTCACGCGAGAGAGCTTCAGCCGCCCCAACAAGGAAGCCGGCGTGGCCATGATGCTGGGCTACTCGCTCTGA
- a CDS encoding ROK family protein codes for MRACIDIGGTKIAVALAPGGTDLAELVGRRSEPTVKEGPPDALARQALRMVDAACAEAGISRAQLQSTGVACCGPFALQDGFVEVSTPNICGGLPGADRSLLPNDWTRIPLQAPLAEALGTVHVQNDAVAALVAERRWGALQGLDHCAYVTWSTGVGVGLCVDGRVLRGKNGNAGHAGHSFSSDGPPDATCGCGNVGDVESLVAGNAIPRRWGRDASDLVGAARAGEAAAVDAVAQMCRVLGRMLYNLVATLDLQRISVGGSVFLHHQEFLLPRLQAEVSGHLPSLTSGVQVVPAGLGHRVGDCAALAVAS; via the coding sequence ATGAGAGCTTGTATCGACATAGGGGGAACGAAGATCGCGGTGGCGCTGGCGCCCGGGGGCACCGACCTGGCCGAGCTGGTGGGGCGCCGCAGCGAGCCGACCGTGAAGGAGGGCCCGCCCGACGCCCTCGCGCGCCAGGCCCTGCGCATGGTGGATGCGGCCTGCGCCGAAGCCGGCATATCGCGTGCGCAGTTGCAGTCCACCGGGGTGGCGTGCTGCGGGCCGTTCGCTCTGCAGGACGGGTTCGTCGAAGTCTCCACCCCCAATATCTGCGGCGGCCTTCCCGGGGCGGACCGGAGCCTGCTGCCCAACGACTGGACGCGCATCCCCCTGCAGGCGCCGCTGGCCGAGGCACTGGGCACCGTGCATGTGCAGAACGATGCCGTGGCGGCCCTGGTGGCCGAGCGCCGCTGGGGTGCGCTGCAGGGCCTGGACCACTGCGCGTATGTCACCTGGAGCACGGGTGTGGGCGTGGGCCTGTGCGTGGACGGCCGCGTGCTGCGCGGCAAGAACGGCAACGCCGGCCATGCCGGCCACAGTTTTTCCAGCGACGGACCGCCCGATGCAACGTGCGGCTGCGGCAACGTGGGCGATGTCGAGTCGCTGGTGGCCGGCAACGCCATCCCGCGCCGCTGGGGCCGCGATGCGAGCGACCTGGTCGGCGCCGCGCGCGCCGGAGAGGCGGCGGCGGTCGATGCCGTCGCGCAGATGTGCCGCGTGCTCGGCCGCATGCTCTACAACCTGGTGGCCACGCTGGATCTGCAGCGCATCAGCGTGGGCGGCAGCGTGTTCCTGCACCACCAGGAATTCCTGCTGCCCCGGCTGCAGGCCGAGGTGTCGGGCCACCTGCCGTCGCTCACGTCAGGGGTGCAGGTGGTGCCCGCGGGGCTGGGGCACCGGGTCGGCGATTGCGCGGCGCTGGCCGTCGCCAGCTGA